Proteins encoded by one window of Porphyromonas vaginalis:
- the rplQ gene encoding 50S ribosomal protein L17: protein MRHNKKFNHLGRSKAHREAMLANMASSLIMHKRINTTVAKAKELRKFVEPIITAAKNDTTASRRLAFSYLRDKEAVKELYGTVVDKVGDRPGGYTRILRTGLRLGDNASMCFIELVDFNDNIAKSASAPKSEGKKRTRRSRRGSGAAKAADQQAPATEETAQE, encoded by the coding sequence ATGAGACACAATAAGAAATTCAACCATCTAGGCCGCTCCAAGGCACATCGTGAGGCTATGCTTGCCAATATGGCTAGCTCGCTCATCATGCACAAGCGGATCAATACTACAGTGGCCAAGGCTAAGGAACTGCGCAAGTTTGTTGAGCCTATCATCACTGCGGCAAAAAACGACACCACCGCATCTCGTCGTCTAGCCTTCAGCTACCTGCGTGACAAGGAGGCCGTCAAGGAGCTCTATGGCACCGTCGTCGACAAGGTCGGCGATCGCCCTGGAGGTTATACACGCATCCTACGCACGGGACTACGTCTTGGCGACAATGCCTCTATGTGCTTTATCGAGCTTGTAGACTTCAACGACAACATCGCCAAGAGTGCCTCTGCTCCTAAGAGTGAGGGCAAGAAGCGTACACGTCGTTCACGTCGTGGTAGCGGTGCCGCTAAGGCTGCTGACCAGCAGGCTCCAGCTACAGAGGAGACTGCACAAGAGTAG
- a CDS encoding DNA-directed RNA polymerase subunit alpha: MAILAFQQPDSVLMLDASDHYAKFEFKPLEPGYAMTIGNALRRILLSSLEGYAIASIRIEGVEHEFATIPGVLEDVTHIILNLKQIRFKAAVEDPQEETITLHVTGRSTFQAGDLNQVLTSYKVQNPDLVICNLAEDADFTIEIRINKGRGYVVSEENRREDDPVNTLPIDGIYTPIRKVNQTTEAYRVDQRTDYEKLVLEIETDGTIHPREALREAATILISHFALFTDKEFEVELPEEEPDQLLDNQLMKVRSQLMTDLATTDLSVRALNCLKAAGISTIADLLSRDREELLKIKNFGKKSLIEIEQFLADQDLDFDMDLTPYRLDND; encoded by the coding sequence ATGGCAATATTAGCATTTCAACAACCTGATAGCGTCCTCATGCTGGACGCTTCGGATCACTACGCCAAGTTTGAATTTAAGCCTCTAGAGCCAGGCTATGCTATGACCATTGGCAACGCCTTGCGGCGCATCCTCCTCTCATCACTAGAGGGGTATGCAATAGCTTCTATCCGTATCGAAGGTGTAGAGCATGAATTTGCTACTATTCCAGGGGTATTGGAAGATGTAACCCATATCATACTCAACCTCAAGCAGATCAGATTCAAGGCAGCTGTCGAGGATCCTCAGGAAGAGACCATCACGCTCCACGTCACAGGTCGTAGCACCTTTCAGGCTGGTGACCTCAATCAGGTCTTGACAAGCTACAAGGTACAAAACCCTGACTTGGTCATCTGCAATCTAGCTGAGGACGCTGACTTCACCATAGAGATACGCATCAACAAGGGGCGTGGCTATGTCGTCTCCGAGGAGAACCGCCGCGAGGACGATCCCGTCAATACGCTCCCCATCGATGGTATCTACACCCCGATCCGCAAGGTCAATCAGACCACCGAGGCCTATCGTGTAGATCAGCGCACCGACTACGAGAAGCTTGTCCTGGAGATTGAGACCGATGGCACGATCCACCCGCGTGAAGCACTGCGTGAGGCTGCGACGATCTTGATCTCGCACTTCGCACTCTTTACGGACAAGGAGTTTGAAGTCGAGCTCCCAGAGGAGGAGCCTGATCAGCTCTTAGACAATCAGTTGATGAAGGTTCGTTCGCAATTGATGACAGACCTAGCGACCACAGATCTCTCTGTTCGTGCGCTCAACTGTCTCAAGGCTGCGGGCATCTCCACGATTGCCGACCTGCTGAGTAGGGATCGCGAGGAGCTCTTGAAGATCAAAAACTTCGGCAAGAAGTCGCTCATCGAGATCGAGCAATTCTTAGCAGATCAGGATCTAGACTTTGATATGGATCTCACACCCTATAGATTAGATAATGATTAA
- the rpsD gene encoding 30S ribosomal protein S4, with the protein MARYIGPKSKIARKFGEPIFGADKVLSKKNYPPGQHGNNRRRKQSEYALQLREKQMAKYTYGVLERQFRNLFEKAQRTSGITGEVLLQLLESRLDNVVFRLGIAPTRAAARQLVSHRHIVVDGEVVNIPSYTLKPGQIVGVRERDKSMEVIADSLAGYNHSKYPWLEWDARTYSGKFLNVPTREEIPEPIKEQLIVELYSK; encoded by the coding sequence ATGGCAAGATATATTGGTCCTAAGTCCAAGATCGCACGAAAGTTTGGTGAGCCCATCTTTGGTGCAGACAAAGTCCTGAGCAAGAAAAACTACCCTCCAGGTCAGCACGGCAACAACCGTCGTCGTAAGCAGAGCGAGTATGCACTCCAGCTCCGCGAGAAGCAGATGGCCAAGTACACCTATGGGGTCCTAGAGCGTCAGTTCCGCAATCTCTTTGAGAAGGCACAGCGCACCTCAGGCATCACAGGTGAGGTACTGCTACAACTCCTCGAGTCTCGTCTAGACAACGTAGTCTTCCGTCTAGGCATTGCTCCCACGCGTGCTGCTGCACGTCAGCTCGTCTCTCACCGTCACATCGTCGTAGATGGTGAGGTGGTCAACATCCCCTCCTACACGCTCAAGCCCGGACAGATCGTCGGTGTACGTGAGCGTGACAAGTCTATGGAGGTCATCGCAGACTCTCTCGCTGGGTACAATCATAGCAAGTATCCATGGCTAGAGTGGGATGCACGCACCTACAGTGGTAAGTTCCTCAACGTACCTACACGTGAGGAGATCCCCGAGCCCATCAAGGAGCAGCTCATCGTCGAATTGTATTCTAAGTAA
- the rpsK gene encoding 30S ribosomal protein S11, which translates to MAKKTVTKKRAVKVDAQGQAHIHSSFNNIIITLTNSEGQVISWSSAGKMGFRSSKKNTPYAAQLAAQDCAKTAFDLGLRKVKAYVKGPGNGRESAIRTIHGAGIEVTEIIDVTPLPHNGCRPPKRRKV; encoded by the coding sequence ATGGCAAAGAAAACCGTAACAAAAAAGAGAGCAGTCAAGGTCGATGCCCAGGGGCAGGCGCACATACACTCTTCTTTCAATAACATCATCATCACCCTCACCAATAGTGAGGGTCAGGTCATCAGCTGGTCATCAGCTGGTAAGATGGGATTCCGTAGCTCTAAGAAGAACACTCCCTATGCCGCTCAGCTCGCAGCTCAAGACTGCGCTAAGACAGCATTTGATCTAGGGCTACGCAAGGTCAAGGCTTATGTCAAGGGCCCAGGCAATGGTCGTGAGTCCGCTATCCGCACCATCCATGGTGCTGGTATCGAGGTGACTGAGATCATCGACGTCACACCACTACCACACAACGGCTGTCGTCCTCCTAAGAGACGTAAGGTCTAG
- the rpsM gene encoding 30S ribosomal protein S13, translating into MAIRIVGVDLPQNKRGEIALTYIYGIGRSSAARILDAAGVDRNIKVQDWTDDQAAAIREQISNGYKVEGDLRSETQLNIKRLMDIGCYRGIRHRIGLPLRGQSTKNNARTRKGKRKTVAGKKKATK; encoded by the coding sequence ATGGCAATAAGAATCGTCGGCGTCGATCTGCCGCAAAACAAGAGAGGTGAGATAGCCTTGACCTATATATATGGTATAGGTCGTAGCAGTGCTGCTCGCATCTTGGATGCTGCAGGTGTCGATCGCAACATCAAGGTCCAGGATTGGACAGATGATCAGGCTGCAGCTATCCGTGAGCAGATATCCAATGGCTACAAAGTCGAGGGTGATCTGCGTAGCGAGACACAGCTCAACATCAAGCGTCTCATGGACATCGGCTGCTACCGAGGCATCAGGCATCGTATAGGACTCCCCCTACGTGGACAGAGTACTAAGAACAATGCCCGCACACGTAAGGGTAAGCGCAAGACAGTCGCTGGTAAGAAGAAGGCAACTAAGTAA
- the ykgO gene encoding type B 50S ribosomal protein L36, which translates to MKVRASIKKRSEDCKIVRRKGRLYIINKKNPKFKQRQG; encoded by the coding sequence ATGAAAGTCAGAGCATCAATCAAAAAGCGATCAGAAGACTGTAAGATCGTCAGACGCAAAGGCCGTCTGTACATCATCAATAAGAAGAATCCTAAGTTCAAGCAGCGTCAAGGATGA
- the infA gene encoding translation initiation factor IF-1, with amino-acid sequence MAKQTAIEQDGVVLEALSNAMFKVQLQNGHIITAHISGKMRMHFIRILPGDKVKVEMSPYDLTRGRISYRYK; translated from the coding sequence ATGGCCAAACAAACTGCTATTGAACAGGATGGAGTCGTCCTCGAGGCATTGAGCAATGCTATGTTCAAGGTCCAGCTCCAGAATGGGCATATCATCACGGCACACATATCGGGCAAGATGCGTATGCACTTCATCCGTATACTGCCAGGAGACAAAGTCAAGGTAGAGATGTCTCCGTACGACCTCACACGTGGTCGTATCTCCTATAGATACAAGTAA
- the map gene encoding type I methionyl aminopeptidase — MIYLKTPEEIELMRVANRLVGETLGEVAKHIAPGVTTKQLDTIAYTFICDHGATPAFLGYGGFPASICTSINDHVVHGIPSDREILREGDIISVDCGTHINGFTGDSAYTFAVGEIDPEVERLLTVTRDSLYLGIKQAVEGHYVGHIGAAVQRHCEAQGYGIVRELVGHGIGHEMHEDPNVPNYGHPGFGPKLRAGMCICIEPMVTMGRRKVVFESDGWTVRTHDGKPAAHFEHCIAIMPDGQAPQILSTYEYIKEVLGTREF, encoded by the coding sequence ATGATTTACCTAAAGACACCAGAGGAGATAGAGCTTATGCGTGTGGCCAACAGACTCGTTGGCGAGACCTTGGGAGAGGTGGCAAAGCACATCGCTCCAGGAGTTACCACCAAGCAGCTAGACACGATCGCTTATACCTTTATATGTGATCACGGAGCTACTCCTGCGTTCTTAGGTTATGGCGGCTTCCCAGCTAGTATCTGTACTTCGATCAATGATCACGTGGTGCATGGCATCCCTTCAGATCGAGAGATACTACGAGAGGGAGACATCATCTCCGTAGATTGCGGTACGCATATCAACGGCTTTACTGGAGACAGTGCTTATACCTTTGCCGTAGGGGAGATCGATCCCGAGGTAGAGCGTCTGCTGACGGTCACTCGCGACTCCCTCTATCTAGGTATCAAGCAGGCTGTCGAAGGTCATTATGTCGGGCATATCGGAGCGGCAGTCCAGCGTCATTGTGAGGCACAGGGCTATGGCATCGTCCGCGAGCTAGTGGGACATGGTATCGGGCATGAGATGCACGAAGATCCCAACGTCCCCAACTATGGTCATCCAGGATTTGGTCCCAAGCTACGAGCAGGTATGTGTATCTGCATCGAGCCTATGGTGACGATGGGACGGCGCAAGGTCGTCTTCGAGTCCGATGGGTGGACCGTCCGTACGCACGACGGCAAGCCCGCAGCGCACTTTGAGCACTGCATAGCTATCATGCCAGATGGGCAAGCTCCGCAGATCCTATCTACATACGAGTATATCAAAGAAGTCTTAGGCACACGAGAGTTTTAA
- the secY gene encoding preprotein translocase subunit SecY translates to MRLVDTIKNIWKIEDLRKRILITILYVVIYRLGSFIVLPGVNPDTLTSLASQTSEGLMALLNMFSGGAFSNASIFALGIMPYISASIVMQLAAIIIPSMQKMQREGESGRRKINQWTRYLTVLILLIQAPAYLLNLDMQLRAAGASLPSGFMYRVFATVILAAGSMFVLWLGERITDKGVGNGISFIILIGIIARLPHALIAEFNYRLISSSGGLVAFLAEIVFLLFVTAGAILLVQGTRKVPVQYAKRVVGNKQYGGARQYIPLKVNAANVMPIIFAQAIMFIPISLASYFTGGDGTPSRFIQVLSDNTSFWYNFIFATLIILFTYFYTAITINPTQMSDDLKRNNGFIPGVKPGRSTRDYLDGIMDRITLPGALFLALVAIMPAFAQILGISSAFAQFFGGTSLLILVGVVLDTLQQVESHLLMRHYDGLLKSGRIKGRTGSVSAY, encoded by the coding sequence ATGCGGTTAGTAGATACAATTAAGAATATATGGAAGATTGAGGATCTGCGTAAGCGGATTCTCATCACCATCCTGTATGTGGTCATATACCGACTAGGTAGCTTCATCGTATTGCCTGGAGTCAACCCCGATACACTGACCAGTCTAGCCAGCCAGACCAGTGAAGGTCTGATGGCACTGCTCAACATGTTTTCGGGAGGTGCCTTCTCCAATGCTTCGATATTTGCTCTAGGTATCATGCCTTACATCTCGGCAAGTATCGTGATGCAGCTGGCAGCGATCATCATCCCCTCTATGCAGAAGATGCAACGAGAGGGTGAGAGCGGACGACGCAAGATCAATCAGTGGACACGCTACCTGACGGTGCTGATCCTCTTGATTCAGGCTCCTGCCTATCTGTTGAATCTAGACATGCAGCTGCGCGCTGCTGGAGCGTCGCTACCTTCGGGCTTCATGTATCGTGTATTTGCTACCGTCATACTAGCTGCGGGCAGTATGTTTGTCCTTTGGCTGGGTGAGCGTATTACAGACAAGGGTGTCGGCAATGGTATCTCATTCATCATCCTTATCGGTATTATAGCTCGTCTGCCTCATGCGCTGATAGCTGAGTTTAACTACCGTCTCATCAGCTCATCGGGAGGACTTGTGGCATTTCTTGCTGAGATCGTATTCCTACTGTTCGTCACTGCAGGAGCTATCCTACTCGTACAGGGTACACGCAAGGTGCCCGTGCAGTATGCCAAGCGTGTAGTGGGTAATAAGCAGTATGGAGGTGCACGTCAGTATATCCCTCTCAAGGTGAATGCAGCCAACGTGATGCCTATCATCTTCGCTCAGGCGATCATGTTTATACCTATCTCACTGGCTAGCTACTTCACAGGAGGTGATGGTACGCCCTCACGCTTTATCCAGGTATTGTCTGACAATACAAGCTTCTGGTACAACTTCATCTTCGCTACGTTGATCATCCTTTTCACCTATTTCTATACGGCGATCACGATCAACCCCACGCAGATGTCTGATGACCTCAAGCGTAACAATGGATTTATCCCAGGCGTCAAGCCCGGGCGTAGTACACGAGACTATCTCGATGGTATCATGGATCGTATCACACTGCCTGGAGCACTCTTCCTCGCACTAGTTGCTATCATGCCAGCCTTTGCTCAGATACTGGGTATTAGCTCGGCGTTTGCACAGTTCTTTGGAGGTACATCACTGCTCATCCTCGTAGGTGTTGTCCTAGATACGCTACAGCAAGTCGAGAGTCACCTCTTGATGCGTCACTACGATGGTCTACTCAAGAGTGGACGTATCAAGGGACGTACGGGCTCTGTGTCAGCATATTGA
- the rplO gene encoding 50S ribosomal protein L15 → MDLSTLKPAEGSVKSRRRIGRGQGSGRGGTSTRGHKGAKSRSGYKHKVGFEGGQMPIQRRLPKFGFNNINRVDYRPVNLAALEHLAQDTTFFPNQAETAVITKDILVAAGLASRNDLVKILAQGELTRPIQVEADAYSARAKELIEAQGGSIQ, encoded by the coding sequence ATGGACTTATCTACACTTAAGCCAGCCGAGGGCTCTGTCAAGTCTCGTCGTCGTATTGGTCGTGGTCAGGGCTCTGGCCGTGGTGGTACGTCTACACGTGGACACAAGGGAGCCAAGTCTCGCTCTGGATACAAGCATAAGGTCGGATTTGAGGGTGGTCAGATGCCTATACAGCGTCGCCTACCTAAGTTTGGCTTCAACAACATCAATAGGGTAGACTATCGTCCTGTGAACCTAGCAGCTCTCGAGCACTTGGCACAGGATACTACATTCTTCCCTAATCAAGCAGAGACAGCCGTCATCACCAAGGATATACTAGTCGCTGCTGGTCTAGCCTCACGTAATGATTTAGTAAAGATCCTAGCACAGGGTGAGCTGACACGACCCATACAGGTCGAGGCCGACGCTTACTCAGCACGTGCCAAGGAGCTCATCGAGGCTCAGGGAGGATCGATACAATAA
- the rpmD gene encoding 50S ribosomal protein L30, producing MAKIRIEQVRSRIRCNKSQKRTLDGLGLRKMHQIVEHEDTPQIRGMVAKVHHLVQVVE from the coding sequence ATGGCAAAAATCAGAATCGAGCAAGTCCGTAGTCGCATACGGTGCAACAAGTCTCAGAAGCGCACCCTCGACGGTCTAGGTCTTCGCAAGATGCACCAGATTGTAGAGCATGAGGATACCCCTCAGATCAGGGGTATGGTGGCCAAAGTACACCACTTGGTTCAGGTCGTAGAGTAA
- the rpsE gene encoding 30S ribosomal protein S5, with product MAIATNRVTATNDLDLKDRLVAINRVTKVTKGGRTFTFAAIVVVGNEDGVVGYGMGRASEVPAAIAKGVEAAKKNLIRVPIHNGTIPHEQIGRFGGARILLRPASAGSGVIAGGAMRAVLDSVGVTDVLAKSQGSTNPHNLVKATIAALAELRSPLMVAQSRGISVERVFKG from the coding sequence ATGGCAATAGCAACAAATAGAGTCACAGCTACCAATGATCTAGATCTTAAGGATCGCCTAGTAGCTATCAATCGAGTAACTAAGGTCACGAAAGGTGGTCGCACCTTTACCTTTGCTGCGATTGTTGTCGTCGGTAACGAGGACGGCGTCGTAGGGTATGGTATGGGTCGTGCCAGCGAAGTGCCTGCAGCCATCGCCAAGGGCGTAGAGGCTGCTAAGAAGAATCTTATACGCGTACCCATTCACAACGGCACCATACCTCATGAGCAGATCGGTCGCTTCGGTGGAGCTCGAATCTTGCTGCGTCCAGCTTCTGCCGGTTCGGGAGTAATCGCTGGAGGTGCTATGCGTGCGGTACTAGACAGTGTAGGTGTTACAGACGTCCTTGCAAAGAGTCAGGGGTCGACTAACCCTCACAACCTCGTCAAGGCCACCATCGCAGCACTTGCTGAGCTACGTAGCCCCTTGATGGTTGCTCAGAGCAGAGGTATCTCTGTAGAGCGCGTGTTTAAAGGATAA